Proteins from one Homalodisca vitripennis isolate AUS2020 chromosome 3, UT_GWSS_2.1, whole genome shotgun sequence genomic window:
- the LOC124358022 gene encoding uncharacterized protein LOC124358022 isoform X1: MYPKLPIWNNPKEVRYTRRYYMDMYKRLTGETDDDYYRRLMYQGPNESNEDYVRRMQVIQAVLPKLDLWTSRKYLMYTAKYFTFLYQKKEGEDKQTFDSRIFARQPGESKTDYVSRIDIMRILFNTELEHVFDNPDFLNYTKDYYTQKYGQKTGESIDDYVTRTFTEDPEESDYEYLNRVKVVNALFPDLEVWTDKSKIDSTKHFYELLYQKQPEQSDDDYYKNIFAQKPGESDETYKDRIEIFQLTYPELPVWDNPEYLVYTKKFYQLEYTKPKGQSDDQFYKPIFQKKVGETNAHYLNRLTNFFLVDPENPAWNDVEYLKYTKPYFSLLFAQKPDESVAAWANRLLKQYPEESDTEYKNRMNIVQAVVSKDVWDKITSLKAAEKDKLVSNAGVTYIDDEIKSTEDKDVNAAKVLAKRAYEGYYEYMARILEPDSDETEDSHKERLEWIKNNMPTVAQTDLYRYYTDGTYKTKADYPLLSALRHKAVHQLEKEGKTLKDVPILSKRSQVVLASQQPWETRRQYYEKLYKQNDEESLEDYYARILSQKPHESTNHFIKRLATLKKVFPTLAVWKNNEYLKYVGGVRADQVDNYKKASAEKNDDESLESDSIGDDN, from the exons ATGTATCCTAAGTTGCCGATCTGGAACAATCCGAAAGAAGTGAGATACACGAGACGATACTACATGGACATGTATAAACGCCTGACTGGAGAAACCGATGACGACTACTACAGAAGACTCATGTACCAAGGACCGAACGAGAGTAATGAAGACTACGTGAGGAGAATGCAGGTGATCCAAGCCGTGCTGCCCAAGCTGGATCTGTGGACGAGCAGAAAGTATCTCATGTACACCGCGAAATACTTTACATTTCTGTACCAGAAGAAGGAAGGAGAGGATAAGCAGACGTTCGACAGCAGGATATTCGCCCGTCAACCCGGTGAGTCCAAAACAGACTATGTTAGCAGGATCGATATCATGAGGATACTATTCAATACAGAACTCGAACACGTCTTCGACAATCCGGATTTCCTGAACTACACGAAGGACTACTACACCCAAAAGTACGGCCAGAAGACCGGTGAAAGTATAGACGACTATGTCACCCGCACTTTTACTGAGGACCCCGAGGAGAGTGACTACGAGTACCTGAATCGAGTCAAGGTTGTCAACGCGCTCTTCCCTGACCTCGAAGTGTGGACCGACAAAAGCAAAATAGACTCCACCAAACACTTCTACGAACTGTTGTACCAGAAACAGCCGGAGCAATCGGACGACGACTATTATAAGAACATATTTGCCCAGAAGCCAGGAGAGTCCGACGAGACCTACAAGGACCGGATTGAAATATTCCAGCTGACATACCCGGAACTGCCTGTATGGGACAACCCCGAGTATTTAGTCTACACCAAGAAATTTTACCAGCTCGAATACACTAAACCGAAGGGTCAAAGTGACGACCAATTTTACAAACCCATATTCCAGAAGAAGGTCGGAGAGACCAATGCTCACTACCTGAACAGGTTAACGAACTTCTTCCTCGTCGACCCGGAGAACCCCGCGTGGAACGATGTCGAGTACCTCAAGTACACTAAGCCGTACTTCAGTCTTCTGTTCGCCCAGAAACCTGACGAGAGCGTGGCCGCTTGGGCCAATCGCCTGCTCAAGCAGTACCCGGAGGAGAGCGACACCGAGTACAAGAACAGGATGAACATTGTTCAAGCCGTAGTGAGCAAAGATGTCTGGGACAAGATAACATCTCTGAAGGCCGCTGAGAAAGACAAACTTGTCAGCAACGCTGGAGTTACTTATATCGATGACGAG ATAAAGTCTACAGAGGACAAGGACGTCAACGCGGCAAAGGTGCTGGCGAAGAGGGCGTATGAGGGGTACTACGAGTACATGGCGCGTATCCTGGAGCCGGACTCTGACGAGACAGAGGACAGTCACAAGGAGAGACTAGAGTGGATCAAAAACAACATGCCGACCGTCGCTCAGACAGACCTCTACAG GTACTACACAGACGGTACTTACAAGACTAAGGCCGACTACCCGCTGCTATCCGCGCTCAGACACAAGGCTGTCCATCAGCTAGAGAAGGAGGGCAAGACACTGAAGGACGTACCGATCCTCAGCAAACGATCCCAGGTCGTGTTAGCATCGCAG CAACCTTGGGAGACGCGGCGGCAGTATTACGAGAAACTGTACAAACAGAATGACGAGGAGAGCCTGGAGGACTACTACGCCAGGATCCTGAGCCAGAAACCACATGAGAGTACAAACCACTTCATCAAGCGGCTTGCCACGCTTAAGAAGGTGTTCCCAACCCTAGCTGTTTGGAAGAATAACGAGTATCTGAAGTACGTGGGCGGTGTCCGGGCTGACCAGGTCGACAACTACAAGAAGGCTTCGGCAGAGAAAAATGACGAT gaatcACTGGAATCAGACTCAATCGGCGATGACAACTGA
- the LOC124358022 gene encoding uncharacterized protein LOC124358022 isoform X2, translated as MYPKLPIWNNPKEVRYTRRYYMDMYKRLTGETDDDYYRRLMYQGPNESNEDYVRRMQVIQAVLPKLDLWTSRKYLMYTAKYFTFLYQKKEGEDKQTFDSRIFARQPGESKTDYVSRIDIMRILFNTELEHVFDNPDFLNYTKDYYTQKYGQKTGESIDDYVTRTFTEDPEESDYEYLNRVKVVNALFPDLEVWTDKSKIDSTKHFYELLYQKQPEQSDDDYYKNIFAQKPGESDETYKDRIEIFQLTYPELPVWDNPEYLVYTKKFYQLEYTKPKGQSDDQFYKPIFQKKVGETNAHYLNRLTNFFLVDPENPAWNDVEYLKYTKPYFSLLFAQKPDESVAAWANRLLKQYPEESDTEYKNRMNIVQAVVSKDVWDKITSLKAAEKDKLVSNAGVTYIDDEIKSTEDKDVNAAKVLAKRAYEGYYEYMARILEPDSDETEDSHKERLEWIKNNMPTVAQTDLYRYYTDGTYKTKADYPLLSALRHKAVHQLEKEGKTLKDVPILSKRSQVVLASQQPWEKRVQYY; from the exons ATGTATCCTAAGTTGCCGATCTGGAACAATCCGAAAGAAGTGAGATACACGAGACGATACTACATGGACATGTATAAACGCCTGACTGGAGAAACCGATGACGACTACTACAGAAGACTCATGTACCAAGGACCGAACGAGAGTAATGAAGACTACGTGAGGAGAATGCAGGTGATCCAAGCCGTGCTGCCCAAGCTGGATCTGTGGACGAGCAGAAAGTATCTCATGTACACCGCGAAATACTTTACATTTCTGTACCAGAAGAAGGAAGGAGAGGATAAGCAGACGTTCGACAGCAGGATATTCGCCCGTCAACCCGGTGAGTCCAAAACAGACTATGTTAGCAGGATCGATATCATGAGGATACTATTCAATACAGAACTCGAACACGTCTTCGACAATCCGGATTTCCTGAACTACACGAAGGACTACTACACCCAAAAGTACGGCCAGAAGACCGGTGAAAGTATAGACGACTATGTCACCCGCACTTTTACTGAGGACCCCGAGGAGAGTGACTACGAGTACCTGAATCGAGTCAAGGTTGTCAACGCGCTCTTCCCTGACCTCGAAGTGTGGACCGACAAAAGCAAAATAGACTCCACCAAACACTTCTACGAACTGTTGTACCAGAAACAGCCGGAGCAATCGGACGACGACTATTATAAGAACATATTTGCCCAGAAGCCAGGAGAGTCCGACGAGACCTACAAGGACCGGATTGAAATATTCCAGCTGACATACCCGGAACTGCCTGTATGGGACAACCCCGAGTATTTAGTCTACACCAAGAAATTTTACCAGCTCGAATACACTAAACCGAAGGGTCAAAGTGACGACCAATTTTACAAACCCATATTCCAGAAGAAGGTCGGAGAGACCAATGCTCACTACCTGAACAGGTTAACGAACTTCTTCCTCGTCGACCCGGAGAACCCCGCGTGGAACGATGTCGAGTACCTCAAGTACACTAAGCCGTACTTCAGTCTTCTGTTCGCCCAGAAACCTGACGAGAGCGTGGCCGCTTGGGCCAATCGCCTGCTCAAGCAGTACCCGGAGGAGAGCGACACCGAGTACAAGAACAGGATGAACATTGTTCAAGCCGTAGTGAGCAAAGATGTCTGGGACAAGATAACATCTCTGAAGGCCGCTGAGAAAGACAAACTTGTCAGCAACGCTGGAGTTACTTATATCGATGACGAG ATAAAGTCTACAGAGGACAAGGACGTCAACGCGGCAAAGGTGCTGGCGAAGAGGGCGTATGAGGGGTACTACGAGTACATGGCGCGTATCCTGGAGCCGGACTCTGACGAGACAGAGGACAGTCACAAGGAGAGACTAGAGTGGATCAAAAACAACATGCCGACCGTCGCTCAGACAGACCTCTACAG GTACTACACAGACGGTACTTACAAGACTAAGGCCGACTACCCGCTGCTATCCGCGCTCAGACACAAGGCTGTCCATCAGCTAGAGAAGGAGGGCAAGACACTGAAGGACGTACCGATCCTCAGCAAACGATCCCAGGTCGTGTTAGCATCGCAG CAACCTTGGGAGAAGCGTGTGCAGTACTACTAG